The Candidatus Cloacimonadota bacterium genome includes the window GTAATTTCGCTCTGACAGATTGATGTATTTTTCTTTGTCGATTTCTCTTATATGCCAGGCAACGTTCAGATGATGGTAGGCATGGCGCAGTGAGATTCGTAATTCTTCAACGCCCGGTTTATCAATCTGTGATTCAAGACTCTTTTTCAAAATGCAGTTAAATGATTGACATTTGATATACATTGTCATATCTTTTCACCATGATTGCATGGGATGAGGAAAAGAACAGGGTGCTTTTTGAAACACGCGGGGTCTCTTTTGATGATGTGGTCAAAGCGATTGCAGAAGGATATGCAATAGCCGATGCACCGCACCCCAATCAAAAGAAATATCCAAACCAGAGAGTTCTGACCGTACTTCTTCACGAGTATATTCATCTTGTTCCTTATGTAATCGATGGTGATGACATTTTTTTTAAGACAATAATCCCGAGCAGAAAAGAACAAAGAAAATACGAGGCATACCATGATAAAGAAACGAACGAGTAGTGTACTTACAGCGGAAGAAACTGAGATTCTATCCGCTTATGAAAAAGGGACATTGAAACAGGGAAGTGTTCCCGCATCGATGGTAAAGACTGCCCGCGAAATGATGAGAAAGAAAAGGAATATCAATATAAGAATTTCCGAATCCGATCTAGAATCCATTAAAAAGATCGCCGAACGTGAGGGGTTACCCTATCAAACGCTGATAGGGAGTGTTCTGCACAAATTTGCCGGAGGTCTTCTCAAAT containing:
- a CDS encoding toxin; protein product: MIAWDEEKNRVLFETRGVSFDDVVKAIAEGYAIADAPHPNQKKYPNQRVLTVLLHEYIHLVPYVIDGDDIFFKTIIPSRKEQRKYEAYHDKETNE